Genomic segment of Candidatus Caldatribacterium sp.:
TCAACTCCTCCACAGAACCAACAAGGAGTGCAATCTCACAGGATTCAAGACCGAGGAAGAAATTCTCGTCGAGGGTGTACTCGATAGCCTCGCCGCTTTGGTTTTCCAGGAAGTCTTCAGAAAGGCGCAAAACTTCATCGACGTTGGAACCGGCGGGGGAATCCCGGGAATTCCCCTGAAAATCGTCGCCCCCTGGCTTCGGCTTACCCTCCTTGAGGCTACACAAAAAAAGTGCCGCTTCCTGAAAGAGGCCGTACAAGCCCTGAGTCTTGAGGATACCCAGGTCCTTTGTGGGCGAGCCGAAGTCTTAGCCCATGAACCGGCGATTCGGGAAACGTATGATCTTGCCACCGCCCGAGCTCTGGGGGAGTTACGGGAGATTCTGGAGCTCACCACTCCCTTCCTTCGCCCTGGGGGTTTTGCTCTCTTCTACAAAGGCCCAGGAGTTGCCCAAGAGCTTGAGAAAGCAACAACAAACGCTTTACATGTACTCCGCTGTACCGTCGTCGAAGTCAGGGAGGTTCCGATCCCCTTTCTCTCCCGGCAAACGATTTTTGTCCTCGTTCGGAAGGAAGGCCCCACACCTCCCCGTTACCCTCGTCGACCGGGAATTCCCAAAAAACGTCCCCTCTGAAAAGGGATGGACCAGGAAGCCGAAATCCGATACAATGAACTCGAGGTGGTGCATTCATGGCAGTCCTTAAAGAGCGGGCGGACAAGCTCGAAGAAGCGCTCATGCGCCTTGTATACGTTCAGCAGAAGACCGAAATAGAGATTCAGGAGTTCAAGAAAGAAATGAAAGCCTTCAAGGATGAGATGTTAGCTTTCAAGGAGGAAATGAGGGCCTTCAAGAATGAGATGTCAGTTTTTAAAGACGAGATGAAAATTTTCAAGGATGAAATGCTGTCCTTTAAAGATGAAATGAAAGCCTTCAAAGATGGGATACTTGATTTTAAGGAGT
This window contains:
- the rsmG gene encoding 16S rRNA (guanine(527)-N(7))-methyltransferase RsmG; its protein translation is MDKLRTVLREGIVRFCPDLNSEQEEKILHFVQLLHRTNKECNLTGFKTEEEILVEGVLDSLAALVFQEVFRKAQNFIDVGTGGGIPGIPLKIVAPWLRLTLLEATQKKCRFLKEAVQALSLEDTQVLCGRAEVLAHEPAIRETYDLATARALGELREILELTTPFLRPGGFALFYKGPGVAQELEKATTNALHVLRCTVVEVREVPIPFLSRQTIFVLVRKEGPTPPRYPRRPGIPKKRPL